GCCCCTCGCAGCTGGAGGCCCACTACATCTTCCCGCTGCCCCGGGGCGCCGCGCTCTCGGAGTTCTACCTGTGGATCAACGGGAAGAAGACGAAGGGCGAGCTGCTCGAACGCGACAAGGCCACGAACATCTATGAAGGCATCGTCCGGCGCCTGGCGGACCCCGGGCTGCTGGAGTACGTGGACTCGGATGTGTTCCGGGTCCGGGTCTTCCCGGTGCCCGCGCGGGGCGAGCAGAAGGTGGAGCTGGCCTTCAGCCAGGTGCTGAACTTCTCCGCGGGCCTGTACCACTACCACTACCCGCTCGGGGCGACGGCCCAGCAGGGGCAGCCCGCGGACTGGCGGCAGGTGGGGGGCACGGCGAAGAACGACTTCACCTTCAGCGCGAAGGTGTCCTCGAAGGTGCCGCTCAAGAGCATCTATTCCCCCACGCACCCGATGGACGTGTCCCGCCGCGGCGAGACGGAGGCGGTGGTGGGGCTGGAGCAGGTGAACGGCGCGGACCTGTCCAAGGACGTGGACCTCTACTTCTCGGTCTCGGACAAGGCGGTGGGGCTGTCGCTGCTCACCTATAAGGAGGCGGCCGAGCCCGGCTACTTCCTCGCGCTCATCGCGCCGAAGACGGAGGTGAGCCCCAGTGAGGTGGCCGCCAAGCGCGTCACCTTCGTCATCGACACCTCGGGCTCGATGCAGGGCAACCGGATGCAGATCGCCAAGGACGCCCTGAAGTACTGCGTGACGCGGCTCAACGCGAAGGACACCTTCAACGTGGTGCGCTTCTCCACGGACGTGGAGGCGCTGTTTCCCGCGCTGAAGGCCGCGAACTCCGAGAACGTCCAGAAGGCGGTCGCGTTCGTGGAGGGGCTGGAGGCCATGGGGGGCACGGCCATCGACGAGGCCCTGGTGCGAGGCCTCCAGGACAACGACGGCACGTCTCCGGCGCCCCACCTGCTCCTGTTCATCACGGATGGCCAGCCCACCATCGGAGAGACGGACGAGGGCGCCATCGCCCAGCACGCCAAGGCAGGGCGCAAGGCGAAGACGCGCCTGTTCACCTTCGGCGTGGGGGAAGACCTCAACGCGCGCTTGCTGGACCGGCTCGCGGCCGATGGGGCGGGGAGCTCGGACTTCGTCCGGGACGGCAAGGAGTTCGAGACGAAGATCTCCAGCTTCTACGACAAGGTGAGCCACCCGGTGCTGTCGGACCTGGCGCTGGAGCTGTCCTCCATCGACGCGTACGATCTCTATCCGCGCAAGCTGCCGGACCTCTTCAAGGGAACGCAGCTCGTGGTGATGGGCCGCTACCGGAAGTCCGGGGACGCGAAGGCGGTGCTCACGGGCTACGTGAACGGCGAGAAGCGGACCTTCGAGTACGGCACCACCGCGCCCAAGGAGGCCACGCGGGACGGCTTCATTCCCCGGCTGTGGGCCATCCGCAAGGTGGGCTTCCTGCTGGAGGAGATCCGCCTGCGCGGCGAGCGTCCCGAGCTGCGCGATGAGGTGATTTCGCTCGCCAAGAAGTTCGGAATCGTCACGCCGTACACCAGCTACCTGGTGGTGGAGGACACGCCGCTGGTGGTCACGCCGTCGCCCGTCATGCGCCCCGGAGAGATGAACGAGGAGTCCTCCGGCGCTGGCTTCTCACAATCCCCCCGGAGGGGCGGGGGCGGTGTCCCGGCGCCCGCGCCCGCGCTCGCCGCACCGGCCGAATCGCTCGCGAGGGCGGACGGAAAGGGCAGCGTGGCCGTCTCCCGCGAGATGAAGAAGATGAAGGAAGAGGAGCGAGGGCCCTCGGCGAGCGAGCCGGTGCGGGTGGCCGCGGGCAGGACGTTCCTCTACCGGGACGGAAGCTGGATCGACTCCGAGGCGCTCGCCCAGCCGGGCAAGCAACTCCAGATCAAATTCCTCTCGAAGGGCTACTTCGCGCTGCTTCAGGCTCGTCCGGAGCTGAAGGCCGCGTTCGCCCTGGGAGACCGGGTGGTGGTCGTGGTGGCCCCAGGAAAAAGCCTGCGCGTCGGACCAGAGGGAGAAGAAGACGAGGCCAAGGTCCGCGCCTTCCTGAAATAAGCGTGAGGGGTGGGGGGCCTCAGCGCTCGGTAGCCGGGCAGGCAGCCGGGCGCTGCTTGTGGACAGTTTGCGCGCAGTCTGTTGACACTTTGCGTTCAGGGTGCTACCCATCGTCCTTAGGACGATGGGTAGCACCCTCATGCAAAAGTCTTGAGAAAAGCGACCTACAGTCATGCGCTGTTGGAAGAGATGGCTGCGGAGCAGCGAAGGGTCATCTCTGACTGGCGTGCGCTGCTGTTGGTGAGACGTGCGACGCAGCGAATACCGGCTGACGCGCGGCGATGGCAGACGGCTCCCGGCAAGTTGGAGGAGATCCACGCGATTCTCAACCGCGTGGTCCAAAACGGTGACCTGAAGCCGCTCAAGGGGCTCTCACGCATTTACGAAGCCAGGTCACCTTTTGTGCAGACCGGGGCCATCCAAGAGGAGGAGATCCTCATGGAACTCCACCCCTATGGGGCTCTGAGCCATGTCACGGCGCTCGTCTTCCACGGAATGACGGAGGAGCTTCCCAAGGAAATCCATGTGCTCCTCCCCTCGGAGC
Above is a genomic segment from Stigmatella erecta containing:
- a CDS encoding VIT and vWA domain-containing protein, which encodes MYATLRLLLLSTLLMPVLASAQGMLLPTLPNARPLAIKSQRVTVAIQDGTAVTRVEQTFQNDGPSQLEAHYIFPLPRGAALSEFYLWINGKKTKGELLERDKATNIYEGIVRRLADPGLLEYVDSDVFRVRVFPVPARGEQKVELAFSQVLNFSAGLYHYHYPLGATAQQGQPADWRQVGGTAKNDFTFSAKVSSKVPLKSIYSPTHPMDVSRRGETEAVVGLEQVNGADLSKDVDLYFSVSDKAVGLSLLTYKEAAEPGYFLALIAPKTEVSPSEVAAKRVTFVIDTSGSMQGNRMQIAKDALKYCVTRLNAKDTFNVVRFSTDVEALFPALKAANSENVQKAVAFVEGLEAMGGTAIDEALVRGLQDNDGTSPAPHLLLFITDGQPTIGETDEGAIAQHAKAGRKAKTRLFTFGVGEDLNARLLDRLAADGAGSSDFVRDGKEFETKISSFYDKVSHPVLSDLALELSSIDAYDLYPRKLPDLFKGTQLVVMGRYRKSGDAKAVLTGYVNGEKRTFEYGTTAPKEATRDGFIPRLWAIRKVGFLLEEIRLRGERPELRDEVISLAKKFGIVTPYTSYLVVEDTPLVVTPSPVMRPGEMNEESSGAGFSQSPRRGGGGVPAPAPALAAPAESLARADGKGSVAVSREMKKMKEEERGPSASEPVRVAAGRTFLYRDGSWIDSEALAQPGKQLQIKFLSKGYFALLQARPELKAAFALGDRVVVVVAPGKSLRVGPEGEEDEAKVRAFLK